The following are from one region of the Rosistilla carotiformis genome:
- a CDS encoding carboxypeptidase-like regulatory domain-containing protein: MLSRSLFVTVVLTSIISGCGPDTGGRVGVTGTVTFQGKPLDNGNIQFDAVDGSGMTGAPITNGEYSVPAETGVLPGDYTVRVSKAGEDAAAPKPVEGEAPGDPGAFSPREEVIPEEYNLQSKLTTQLTGEKANVFDVDIP, translated from the coding sequence ATGTTGTCACGTAGTCTATTTGTCACCGTTGTACTCACGTCGATCATCTCCGGTTGCGGTCCCGACACTGGAGGACGAGTTGGAGTGACGGGAACAGTCACCTTTCAAGGCAAGCCGCTCGATAACGGCAACATTCAATTTGACGCTGTCGATGGTTCCGGGATGACCGGTGCGCCGATCACCAATGGCGAATATTCAGTACCTGCCGAGACCGGCGTTCTTCCGGGGGACTACACAGTTCGTGTCTCCAAGGCGGGGGAGGATGCTGCCGCGCCAAAGCCTGTCGAAGGAGAGGCTCCCGGTGATCCGGGCGCGTTTTCGCCACGTGAGGAAGTTATCCCCGAGGAGTATAACTTGCAAAGCAAACTGACCACGCAGCTTACCGGGGAAAAGGCAAATGTCTTCGACGTAGATATTCCGTAA
- a CDS encoding DUF1559 domain-containing protein has translation MKRQSGFTLVELLVVIAIIGILVGLLLPAVQAAREAARRMQCSNNLKQIGLSMHNYHDTYQSFPAGNWGWGWGSWVIATLPYIEQDNLYQLYNQGNKFDIPNTSGRYSSTVNRQVTEQRLSAHTCPSDLPNMYSNMPLHNYGANFGNTGLDSANGYKQLASLNGVQYNGAPFEIILQGEASKMKKFRDIIDGTSNTFMFGEILQGQGTDLRGMTWWGLNNNFTTYLPPNTSLPDRLHNAAYFQNNPVLKLPCALATTANPIMFAARSRHPGGVQVSHCDASVRFISETIDLNTYRAMSTTQGGEVITE, from the coding sequence ATGAAACGTCAAAGTGGTTTTACACTCGTTGAATTGTTGGTCGTAATCGCGATCATTGGAATCTTGGTTGGTTTGCTATTGCCTGCGGTTCAAGCGGCGCGGGAGGCGGCCAGGCGAATGCAGTGCAGTAATAACTTGAAGCAGATTGGCTTGTCGATGCATAATTATCACGACACCTATCAAAGCTTCCCGGCTGGCAACTGGGGCTGGGGGTGGGGCTCTTGGGTCATTGCGACGCTGCCCTACATTGAACAAGACAATTTGTATCAACTGTACAACCAGGGTAACAAGTTTGACATTCCTAATACTTCGGGACGTTACAGTTCCACGGTTAACCGTCAGGTGACCGAACAGCGGCTGTCGGCGCACACTTGCCCCAGCGACCTCCCCAACATGTACAGCAACATGCCGTTGCATAACTATGGTGCGAACTTTGGAAACACGGGGCTCGACTCAGCCAATGGCTATAAGCAGTTAGCGTCGCTAAATGGAGTTCAGTACAACGGCGCACCGTTCGAGATTATCTTGCAGGGTGAGGCGAGCAAGATGAAGAAGTTTCGTGATATCATCGACGGAACTAGCAACACCTTCATGTTTGGCGAAATCCTTCAAGGGCAAGGCACGGATCTCCGTGGCATGACATGGTGGGGGTTGAACAACAACTTCACCACCTATTTGCCGCCCAACACGAGCTTGCCTGACCGGCTGCATAACGCAGCCTACTTCCAAAACAATCCCGTCTTGAAGCTTCCTTGCGCTCTTGCAACGACCGCCAATCCAATCATGTTTGCCGCGCGAAGTCGTCATCCGGGCGGAGTGCAGGTTTCCCATTGTGACGCATCGGTTCGGTTTATCAGCGAAACGATCGACCTCAATACGTACCGAGCCATGAGCACGACTCAAGGTGGCGAAGTGATCACTGAATAG
- a CDS encoding IS4 family transposase, whose product MPKRLPKRRKPTPEKRPSDQCTADEAQLDFRARDLQGLKFFKKIRPLLDSLHEIGTQRDKSHNRDLHMDQYGVLVLMWMFNPILTSLRGLQQASTLKDVQKKFGVGRASLGSLSESVSIFDPEPLKQIAAQLAHDVPSADPSKFDAIEHQLTAVDGSVFKTAVRVASLGWLPNKAGGTTKGKSVDGYRMHTHFEILRGVPERMDATPAKPKGKDDEKSVLASVLQPDRCYVTDRGYAKFELFNQINAIGSSYICRARDNSTPQILSDRELTQADRDAGVRVDREVILGACTSNRKTVPSDHPVRFIEVEVQPHVRTGSKGTNCDGRLRLVTNLMDVPAELIAEAYRLRWLIELFFRMIKQLLGCRHLLSTKPEGVEIQMYLAIIACLLILIYTGGQPNKRTYEMICFYLLGWANLEELEAHIEKLKPKAL is encoded by the coding sequence GTGCCAAAGCGACTCCCCAAACGACGAAAGCCAACGCCAGAAAAACGCCCCAGCGATCAGTGCACGGCCGACGAAGCTCAGCTCGATTTCAGGGCCCGGGATCTGCAGGGCCTGAAGTTTTTTAAAAAGATCCGACCGCTGTTAGATTCGCTGCACGAAATCGGCACACAGCGTGACAAGTCCCACAACCGCGACCTGCACATGGACCAGTACGGCGTACTTGTTCTCATGTGGATGTTCAACCCTATCCTGACGTCGCTCAGGGGGCTCCAGCAAGCCAGCACACTCAAGGATGTCCAAAAGAAGTTCGGCGTCGGGCGAGCTTCGCTCGGATCACTCTCGGAGTCGGTGAGCATCTTTGACCCCGAACCGCTGAAGCAAATTGCGGCGCAACTCGCGCACGACGTCCCATCAGCCGATCCTTCAAAGTTTGACGCGATCGAACACCAACTAACCGCCGTCGACGGAAGCGTGTTCAAGACTGCCGTGCGTGTGGCTTCGCTGGGCTGGTTGCCTAACAAAGCAGGAGGAACCACGAAGGGAAAGTCCGTTGATGGATACCGAATGCACACGCATTTCGAGATACTTCGCGGAGTCCCCGAACGCATGGATGCGACACCGGCCAAACCGAAAGGAAAGGATGACGAGAAGTCGGTCTTGGCATCGGTGCTGCAACCCGACCGCTGCTACGTGACCGATCGTGGTTACGCGAAGTTTGAGTTGTTCAATCAAATCAACGCTATTGGCAGCAGTTACATTTGCCGGGCCCGAGATAATAGTACACCGCAAATCCTAAGTGACCGAGAGCTCACGCAAGCTGACCGCGATGCCGGCGTTCGCGTCGACCGAGAAGTCATCTTAGGCGCGTGTACGAGCAACCGCAAAACGGTTCCAAGTGATCATCCAGTTCGCTTCATCGAGGTCGAAGTCCAACCTCATGTGCGCACCGGAAGCAAAGGCACCAACTGCGACGGTCGTCTGCGTTTGGTCACAAACCTGATGGACGTTCCCGCCGAACTGATTGCCGAAGCGTATCGGCTTCGCTGGCTGATCGAGTTGTTTTTTCGAATGATCAAGCAGCTTTTGGGCTGTCGACATCTGCTGAGCACCAAGCCGGAAGGCGTGGAGATCCAGATGTACCTAGCGATCATCGCGTGTCTGTTGATTTTGATCTACACCGGCGGCCAACCGAACAAACGCACCTACGAGATGATCTGCTTCTACTTGCTCGGCTGGGCCAACCTGGAGGAACTGGAAGCACATATAGAAAAACTGAAACCCAAAGCTCTATAG
- a CDS encoding sialidase family protein, with product MKLDILTRLIVAAVILMGGQSAVSGEGSPTRIIVPAPKDARFCHLSWPKVIKADDGSIVVAYIAGRKHVNGDGCPAVSVSNDGGNSFTSPHVLKTFDSTMRYQHAANLAIGKADDGAIVLMAMAFTDDLRNHIYGWRSEDHGKTWKSTDTSEIGDSKTGSVFGHLFQVPAEGLAVCGHYRKPRGEGLWIAYSKDNGKSWGPTKTITTRKYFEPTFIFSGGRLVGLVRENSAHAYHQFVSDDRGASWQFRPSVIQGNENAVHPSPFLVADPTQPDRLYALQTERIGDNWINLWQAERDTLQWQENRVLTSSPDVEDFGYPWMTHLAGNDWFMVHYAGEKDGPNSIYGGVITIAPRDKGSDLNTPNPATRD from the coding sequence ATGAAGCTTGATATTCTCACCCGATTGATAGTCGCCGCCGTGATATTGATGGGCGGCCAGTCGGCGGTCTCAGGTGAGGGAAGTCCCACGCGGATCATCGTGCCGGCACCCAAGGACGCACGGTTTTGTCACTTGTCGTGGCCCAAAGTCATCAAAGCGGATGATGGCAGTATTGTCGTCGCCTACATCGCGGGGAGGAAACACGTCAATGGTGACGGTTGCCCCGCTGTGTCGGTGTCCAACGATGGCGGCAACAGTTTCACATCGCCTCATGTGCTGAAGACTTTCGACAGCACGATGCGGTATCAGCATGCTGCTAACCTGGCTATTGGAAAAGCTGACGACGGTGCCATCGTTCTGATGGCGATGGCTTTTACGGATGACCTTCGCAACCATATCTACGGTTGGCGATCCGAGGATCATGGCAAAACCTGGAAAAGTACCGACACTTCCGAGATTGGAGACAGCAAAACGGGATCGGTCTTCGGTCATCTATTTCAGGTTCCGGCAGAAGGATTGGCCGTGTGCGGCCACTACCGAAAGCCACGCGGAGAGGGTCTGTGGATCGCGTATTCCAAAGACAATGGCAAGAGTTGGGGGCCGACGAAGACGATCACGACAAGGAAATACTTTGAACCAACTTTCATCTTCTCGGGTGGGCGTCTGGTTGGGTTAGTTCGCGAAAACTCTGCCCACGCCTACCATCAATTCGTCAGTGATGACCGAGGCGCGAGTTGGCAATTTCGACCGAGTGTCATCCAAGGGAACGAAAATGCGGTTCATCCGAGCCCTTTCCTCGTTGCCGATCCGACGCAACCTGATCGGCTCTACGCGCTGCAGACAGAAAGAATTGGCGATAATTGGATCAACCTGTGGCAAGCCGAGCGAGATACGCTGCAATGGCAGGAGAACCGTGTCCTGACTTCTTCTCCCGATGTTGAAGATTTCGGCTATCCCTGGATGACGCACCTCGCTGGCAACGATTGGTTTATGGTTCACTACGCAGGTGAAAAAGATGGCCCCAACTCGATCTACGGGGGTGTCATCACGATTGCGCCACGGGATAAGGGAAGTGATCTCAACACGCCAAACCCGGCGACGCGGGATTGA
- a CDS encoding CvfB family protein gives MIEIGSTYTLEVIKETEFGVYLDAENLGEILLPNKHTPPGLEPGDPIEVFLYLDSEERPIATTQTPKAEVGEFAYLQVKDCTPIGAFLDWGLDKDVLVPFAEQHRPMVVGKSYIVYLYLDNQDRITATSKIDKVVEEDDDHDFRPQQAVDLIIANSTDLGFKAIVDQSHWGLLYKDEVDQRLSFGQSIRGYIKQIREDGKIDLSLKSGQQIRESYSQVIQDYLRDHDGFAPVHDKSPPEQIAELFDMSKGQFKKAIGGLFKQRVITIESDGIRLV, from the coding sequence ATGATTGAAATCGGCAGCACGTACACCTTGGAGGTCATCAAAGAGACGGAATTCGGCGTCTATTTGGATGCTGAAAATCTTGGCGAGATCCTGCTCCCGAACAAACATACGCCCCCCGGTTTGGAGCCGGGCGATCCGATCGAAGTCTTCCTTTACCTGGACTCCGAGGAGCGGCCGATCGCGACAACGCAAACGCCCAAAGCGGAGGTGGGGGAATTTGCGTACCTGCAAGTCAAAGACTGCACGCCGATCGGGGCGTTCTTGGACTGGGGATTGGACAAAGATGTCTTGGTTCCGTTTGCGGAACAGCACCGCCCGATGGTCGTGGGGAAGTCGTACATCGTCTACCTCTATTTGGACAACCAAGATCGAATCACCGCAACGTCGAAGATCGATAAGGTCGTCGAGGAGGATGACGATCACGATTTCCGGCCTCAGCAGGCCGTCGATTTAATCATCGCCAACAGCACCGACCTGGGCTTCAAAGCGATCGTCGATCAGAGTCACTGGGGCCTGCTGTATAAAGACGAAGTCGATCAACGGCTCAGTTTTGGGCAGAGCATCCGCGGCTACATCAAACAGATTCGCGAAGATGGCAAGATCGACCTGAGTCTAAAAAGTGGCCAACAGATTCGCGAAAGCTACAGCCAAGTGATTCAAGACTACTTGCGCGATCACGACGGGTTCGCACCGGTTCACGACAAGTCACCGCCAGAACAGATCGCCGAGCTTTTTGACATGAGCAAGGGACAATTCAAAAAGGCGATCGGTGGACTATTCAAGCAACGAGTGATCACCATCGAAAGCGATGGCATACGATTGGTTTGA
- a CDS encoding VF530 family protein: protein MDSSQPNNPLHGITLKAILEYLVAEYGWERLGDRIQIGCFQNDPSISSSLKFLRKTDWARTKVERLYVNSISYDQRKGKKSVAAPSAPKPTESVWDRARRG, encoded by the coding sequence ATGGATTCATCTCAACCGAATAACCCGCTCCACGGCATCACCTTAAAAGCGATCCTGGAGTACTTGGTTGCCGAATATGGTTGGGAACGGTTGGGAGACCGAATTCAAATCGGATGTTTCCAGAATGACCCGAGCATCAGCAGCAGTTTGAAATTCTTGCGTAAAACCGACTGGGCGCGAACTAAAGTCGAACGGCTGTATGTGAATTCGATCAGCTACGACCAACGGAAGGGCAAGAAGAGCGTCGCAGCACCGAGTGCCCCCAAACCGACCGAAAGTGTTTGGGATCGGGCCCGCCGAGGTTAA
- a CDS encoding PVC-type heme-binding CxxCH protein, giving the protein MNQRLPAWIVTCALLLLASSLLAQDADDKQKRPALEYQKWSGGINVPDPVAISVDDQGRVFVTQTRRRKSQDLDIRANRDWIPNDVGFKSVEDKRQFYHSRLAIGGDDQQQRKHVGDVNRDGHHDWRDLTVISERIFRLVDSDRDGTADEITTFAEGFNTEVTGIAAGVMALDGDVWATIAPDVWKLKDADGDGVADSREIMATGFGLHIAYAGHDMHGLTLGPDGKVYWSIGDKGINVTTKEGTNIAYPNEGGVMRCNPDGSDFEVFAHGLRNVQEFAFDQYGNIFGIDNDADQPGERERFVAIVDGMDAGWRCHYQYRGSDYNPWTDEQLWQIAGDQHPAYIIPPISHYIDGPAGFKFNPGTALSPAYYNHFFATNAPRGHQYAFRVESVGDSFRMIDDHEIGSGDAIVGLAFGPDGALYGADWDGGYPLDEKGSVIRIDVPDADLAVRSKVQKLLATGFDGREVNELVKLMSHADMRVRMGAQFALVGKQQAERLQSHLSSPSVDQLAKLHCVWGLGQLGRSGDKTVIPALVDAFSDPDAAVRAQAAKTIGEIRDSGDTDGTIPGLIDLLDDSNLHVRVNAGLAIARQPSPAAVDSLLKQSALLNADQHYLRHSLVSALAASASDSQLAAQADNQSEFARLVCVLALRRQGSPLVSKFLADPSAWVSAAAARAIHDDLSIENAMSDLAAALDGSAKRGEPFVRRAINANFRLGTAAAASRLLDYASNKEHPVELRVDACNALSQWLAPPVLDRVEGIRRDLPVDSRTFDRDQAAMVLGELAATGEPNVVVAAVRAARMMKVVIAPSALIGLLENQRALTELRIQALDSIVQMEHESAEELLIKNADSTDAALSIFAIETLVDSYPHEALAVLEHRLQQTDIIAVKQACIAGLGKVATRDADAILQRLASQLVDNSLPNELSLDVYQSVQSRAEDGASLRSVLPNLARRQSEIAAELKLGDTADQIRFAFSGLGGDAERGKQIFQTNLRAQCSRCHRIGKRGSDIGPELTKIGKQRDVNHLLRAVVAPSADIEPKYFTQVVLLLSGQAVKGSIKSENDDETIVIDSSGKEIKIASDEIEEIIDQKVSLMPDMTEALSPLEVRDLVAFLKSLK; this is encoded by the coding sequence ATGAATCAACGATTGCCCGCCTGGATCGTCACCTGCGCCCTGCTGTTGTTGGCATCGTCGCTGCTCGCCCAAGACGCTGATGACAAGCAGAAACGTCCAGCTTTGGAGTATCAGAAATGGAGCGGGGGAATCAACGTTCCCGATCCAGTCGCGATCAGTGTCGACGATCAGGGGCGGGTTTTCGTCACGCAAACCCGACGTCGAAAGTCACAGGATTTGGACATCCGCGCCAATCGAGATTGGATCCCCAACGACGTGGGCTTCAAAAGTGTGGAGGACAAGCGGCAATTCTACCATTCCCGGCTAGCCATCGGTGGCGACGACCAGCAGCAACGCAAGCATGTTGGTGATGTGAACCGAGATGGCCATCACGATTGGCGCGACTTGACGGTGATCAGCGAACGGATCTTCCGCCTCGTCGATTCCGATCGCGACGGTACCGCTGATGAGATCACGACGTTCGCCGAAGGGTTCAACACCGAAGTCACGGGGATCGCCGCGGGAGTGATGGCACTCGATGGCGACGTCTGGGCGACGATCGCGCCGGATGTTTGGAAGTTGAAAGACGCGGATGGCGACGGCGTTGCCGATTCGCGAGAAATCATGGCGACGGGCTTTGGGCTGCACATCGCTTACGCCGGTCACGACATGCATGGGCTGACCCTTGGCCCCGACGGCAAAGTCTATTGGTCGATCGGTGATAAAGGGATCAACGTCACGACAAAAGAAGGAACGAACATCGCGTATCCCAACGAAGGTGGCGTGATGCGATGCAATCCCGATGGCAGCGATTTTGAAGTTTTTGCCCATGGCCTGCGAAACGTGCAGGAGTTTGCCTTCGATCAATATGGCAACATCTTTGGGATCGACAACGATGCGGATCAACCGGGCGAACGCGAACGGTTCGTCGCGATCGTCGATGGGATGGATGCGGGCTGGCGTTGCCACTATCAGTATCGCGGCAGCGATTACAACCCTTGGACCGATGAGCAGCTTTGGCAGATCGCTGGAGATCAACATCCGGCCTACATCATTCCGCCGATCAGTCACTACATCGACGGTCCGGCGGGCTTCAAATTTAATCCCGGCACTGCACTCAGTCCCGCCTATTACAACCACTTTTTCGCGACCAACGCGCCGCGCGGGCATCAGTACGCCTTTCGTGTTGAATCCGTTGGGGACAGCTTTCGAATGATCGATGATCACGAAATCGGCTCGGGCGACGCGATCGTTGGGCTGGCGTTTGGTCCCGACGGAGCGTTGTATGGCGCCGACTGGGACGGCGGTTACCCGTTAGATGAGAAAGGGTCGGTGATTCGCATCGACGTGCCGGACGCGGACCTCGCGGTGCGTTCCAAAGTGCAGAAGTTGCTTGCCACGGGTTTCGATGGGCGGGAAGTAAATGAGCTAGTGAAATTGATGAGTCATGCGGACATGCGTGTTCGGATGGGGGCACAGTTTGCGCTGGTCGGAAAACAACAAGCCGAGCGACTTCAAAGTCACTTGAGCTCGCCATCGGTCGATCAACTGGCAAAACTCCATTGTGTCTGGGGCTTGGGACAACTGGGACGCTCCGGCGACAAGACCGTCATCCCGGCGCTGGTCGATGCGTTCAGCGATCCCGATGCTGCGGTTCGCGCTCAAGCTGCAAAAACGATCGGAGAGATTCGCGACTCAGGCGATACCGATGGGACCATTCCGGGACTCATCGATCTGTTGGACGATTCGAATTTGCACGTCCGCGTCAACGCGGGCCTTGCGATCGCACGCCAGCCGAGTCCAGCCGCGGTCGATTCGTTGTTGAAGCAAAGCGCCCTGCTGAATGCCGACCAGCATTACCTGCGACATTCGCTTGTGTCAGCGTTAGCTGCTTCGGCGAGTGATTCTCAATTGGCTGCACAGGCTGACAACCAATCCGAATTCGCCCGGCTTGTCTGCGTACTCGCTTTACGTCGCCAAGGCAGCCCATTGGTCTCCAAATTCTTAGCCGATCCATCGGCGTGGGTTTCGGCAGCAGCCGCCCGTGCGATCCACGATGACTTGTCGATCGAAAACGCTATGTCCGACTTAGCCGCTGCTCTTGATGGCTCTGCGAAACGTGGCGAACCCTTTGTCCGCCGAGCGATCAATGCAAACTTTCGCTTGGGCACCGCTGCCGCCGCGAGCCGTTTGCTCGACTATGCGTCGAACAAAGAGCACCCGGTTGAGTTGCGAGTCGACGCGTGCAATGCACTCAGTCAGTGGTTGGCGCCGCCGGTTCTCGATCGCGTCGAAGGAATTCGCCGTGACCTGCCCGTCGATTCCCGCACATTCGATCGGGATCAAGCGGCCATGGTGCTGGGGGAACTGGCAGCGACCGGGGAACCAAATGTTGTGGTGGCCGCGGTACGTGCAGCGAGAATGATGAAAGTGGTGATCGCTCCTTCCGCTCTGATCGGCTTGCTTGAAAACCAGCGTGCGCTGACGGAGCTGAGGATCCAGGCTCTCGATTCGATCGTGCAGATGGAGCATGAATCGGCAGAAGAGCTGTTGATCAAGAACGCAGATTCTACCGACGCCGCGCTCAGTATCTTTGCGATCGAGACATTGGTCGACAGTTATCCCCATGAAGCCTTGGCGGTGTTAGAACACAGGTTGCAGCAAACGGACATCATCGCCGTGAAGCAAGCGTGCATTGCGGGGCTCGGGAAAGTTGCCACCCGCGACGCCGATGCGATCCTGCAGCGGCTTGCCTCGCAACTGGTGGACAACTCGTTGCCCAACGAATTGTCGTTGGACGTCTACCAGTCGGTCCAATCGCGTGCCGAGGATGGGGCGTCGTTGCGTTCGGTTCTCCCCAACCTTGCTCGACGCCAAAGCGAAATCGCGGCCGAACTGAAACTGGGAGACACGGCAGATCAGATTAGGTTTGCGTTCTCGGGACTGGGGGGCGACGCAGAGCGAGGGAAGCAGATTTTCCAGACGAACTTGCGAGCTCAATGCAGTCGCTGTCATCGAATTGGTAAACGGGGTAGCGACATTGGTCCGGAGCTGACGAAGATCGGAAAGCAACGCGATGTGAACCATCTGCTGCGAGCTGTCGTCGCGCCGAGTGCGGATATCGAACCGAAGTATTTCACTCAGGTCGTTCTGCTTCTTTCTGGGCAGGCAGTGAAAGGTAGCATCAAGAGCGAAAACGACGACGAGACGATCGTCATCGATAGTAGCGGCAAAGAGATCAAGATCGCATCGGATGAGATCGAAGAGATCATCGACCAAAAGGTCTCGCTGATGCCCGACATGACTGAAGCGCTATCGCCACTGGAAGTCCGCGATCTCGTCGCGTTTCTCAAGTCACTCAAATAA
- a CDS encoding SDR family oxidoreductase, with protein MTNKQSKTAIVTGGSGAIGGAICQKLADDGFQVVVHYGSNEEGASAVVEQIVSRGGAAIKAAADVADPQQVCKLFETAEETFGGIDAVVVNAGTITKCPIVDMTIEQFDAMVSVNLRGSFLTAHEAAKRLRRNGRLIFISSGLAARPMAGTAVYSATKAALDAMTVSLSKELGERDITVNSVQPGATVPGMFEQSDEAAKIYAAMSPLGRLGHPDDIAEVVAFVASESGRWLTGQTVRADGGSMN; from the coding sequence ATGACAAATAAGCAATCGAAGACCGCCATCGTCACCGGTGGTTCCGGAGCGATCGGCGGGGCGATCTGCCAAAAATTGGCGGATGACGGTTTCCAGGTCGTGGTGCATTACGGATCCAACGAAGAGGGCGCATCTGCGGTTGTCGAGCAGATTGTCTCGCGCGGCGGCGCCGCGATCAAAGCGGCCGCGGATGTTGCCGATCCGCAGCAGGTTTGTAAGCTGTTCGAGACGGCCGAAGAAACATTTGGTGGCATCGACGCGGTGGTCGTGAATGCAGGGACGATCACTAAATGCCCCATCGTCGACATGACGATCGAGCAATTCGACGCGATGGTTTCAGTCAACTTGCGTGGCTCGTTTCTAACGGCTCACGAAGCTGCGAAGCGACTCCGTCGCAACGGACGTCTGATCTTCATCTCGTCCGGACTCGCCGCCCGGCCGATGGCCGGCACGGCCGTCTATTCCGCGACGAAGGCGGCATTGGACGCGATGACGGTTTCGTTATCGAAAGAGCTCGGTGAGCGCGACATCACTGTCAACTCCGTCCAGCCCGGCGCGACGGTCCCGGGAATGTTTGAACAGAGCGACGAAGCGGCGAAAATATACGCTGCCATGTCTCCCTTGGGACGGCTTGGACATCCCGATGACATTGCGGAAGTGGTCGCATTTGTCGCGAGCGAGTCGGGGCGATGGCTGACCGGGCAAACAGTCCGCGCCGATGGCGGATCGATGAACTAG
- a CDS encoding MauE/DoxX family redox-associated membrane protein: protein MSTSDPKLRPQLALCLLLMRLGITSVFLMWTIDKFVNPEHAAAVFKKFYMVPSLSSSLAYGIGAIQLAVVIAFALGAFRSISYPIILILYSISTFSSFKQYADPWTYPHLLFFAAIPMLAACFTLWLLRRYDDYSIDAMRSRGSAPESSTTPSMESHDK, encoded by the coding sequence GTGTCTACCTCCGACCCCAAACTGCGACCACAACTCGCGCTCTGCCTGCTGCTCATGCGTCTTGGCATCACCAGCGTCTTCCTGATGTGGACGATCGACAAGTTCGTCAACCCGGAACATGCAGCCGCGGTATTCAAGAAGTTCTACATGGTCCCTTCGCTCAGCAGTTCGCTGGCGTACGGCATCGGAGCAATCCAGCTGGCGGTTGTGATCGCGTTCGCTCTCGGCGCGTTTCGAAGCATCAGCTATCCGATCATCCTGATCCTGTACAGCATTTCAACGTTCAGCTCGTTCAAGCAATACGCCGACCCTTGGACCTACCCGCACCTGCTCTTCTTTGCCGCGATCCCGATGTTGGCAGCATGCTTTACTCTGTGGCTGCTCCGTCGCTACGATGACTACTCGATCGACGCGATGCGATCGCGTGGCTCAGCCCCCGAATCTTCAACGACACCGAGCATGGAATCGCATGACAAATAA
- a CDS encoding 3-keto-disaccharide hydrolase has product MNDLHPLRLIPLALTVFLAVESATAKEPGETLEFQPDQTHLPVEPPADAIVLFDGGADVGFLNKHGEPIDWPVVDGTLESSGGQKANHIVLKWHFRDADIHAEFMLPEDGPGNSGLYIHGNYEMQIIHSADKKRLGDSDMGAIYGFSKPLVPAERVRGVWLVYDIRYRAPRRDSDGKVTANGTITAWLNGQLVQDAAEFGEPRSVYHPYRSGTTDYLKAIWKKQIATTTGPLFLQDHGDAVRFRNVWIRPLDQHAYRYDLVPTDSN; this is encoded by the coding sequence ATGAACGACTTGCATCCGCTGCGATTGATTCCATTGGCATTAACCGTCTTCCTTGCCGTCGAATCGGCGACCGCGAAGGAACCGGGGGAAACGCTCGAGTTCCAACCCGACCAGACTCACTTGCCAGTCGAACCTCCCGCCGACGCGATCGTGTTGTTTGATGGTGGGGCCGATGTCGGCTTCCTCAATAAACATGGTGAACCGATCGATTGGCCCGTGGTGGATGGAACCCTCGAAAGTTCGGGTGGCCAGAAAGCAAACCATATCGTTTTGAAGTGGCATTTTCGCGACGCGGATATCCACGCCGAGTTCATGCTTCCGGAAGATGGGCCTGGAAACAGTGGGTTGTATATCCACGGGAACTACGAAATGCAGATCATCCACTCGGCAGATAAGAAGCGACTGGGTGATTCGGACATGGGAGCGATCTATGGGTTTAGCAAACCGTTGGTCCCCGCCGAGCGAGTCCGTGGTGTATGGCTGGTCTACGATATCCGTTACCGTGCTCCGCGCCGCGATTCCGATGGCAAAGTTACAGCCAACGGAACCATCACCGCTTGGTTGAACGGACAATTGGTTCAAGACGCTGCCGAATTCGGTGAACCGCGCAGCGTTTATCATCCCTACCGTTCGGGCACGACCGACTACTTGAAGGCGATTTGGAAGAAGCAAATTGCAACGACCACCGGACCGCTGTTCCTTCAAGACCACGGCGACGCGGTTCGCTTCCGCAACGTTTGGATTCGACCGTTGGATCAACACGCCTACCGATACGACTTGGTGCCAACGGATTCCAACTGA